A genomic segment from Nocardia cyriacigeorgica GUH-2 encodes:
- a CDS encoding lytic transglycosylase domain-containing protein, with protein sequence MRIPAPITVSALVVAGLVATGSATHTTTSTTPPKAPEALLAASSRTTDEAGDDTPSKLSQTIGLLPVAPEPPRKLRAMTPPADGAPPPFGGVVPLQSISLPIGGGTLGIPEVVLAAYRNAELALESSMPGCGLSWNLLAGIGRIESGHAGNGRTDAAGTSVTPIFGPALDGTLPGNEIIKAADGGYVRAIGPMQFLPGTWSLYAADGNGDGVSDPHNVFDATLAAGKYLCSGGLNLRDPAQELRAVLRYNNSMSYAANVLSWSAAYRTGGTPAPVTISPELIPPGSAPIEMGPDMTAVDTTTATTTTETPPPGTETTPPTTTAPGEPMIIIPGLPPIPCGIFCPPPPPPAPGQVVPAPMPKPGAPAPAAPPADPAQPGQPAPAQQAPGEPAPPAPADPNAQPQAEPSKTPEPGPPPPPAPTASPTPQPAVTLPFGIVVPLPAPPQ encoded by the coding sequence ATGCGAATACCTGCCCCGATAACCGTCTCGGCACTCGTCGTCGCCGGCCTGGTCGCTACCGGATCCGCCACCCACACCACCACCTCCACCACACCTCCGAAGGCTCCGGAAGCCCTGCTCGCGGCCTCCTCGCGCACCACCGACGAGGCAGGCGACGACACCCCCTCGAAGCTGTCCCAGACGATCGGCCTGCTGCCCGTGGCTCCCGAGCCGCCGCGCAAGCTACGCGCGATGACCCCGCCCGCCGACGGCGCGCCCCCGCCCTTCGGCGGAGTCGTCCCGCTGCAGAGCATCTCGCTGCCGATCGGCGGCGGCACCCTCGGCATCCCCGAGGTGGTTCTCGCCGCGTACCGCAATGCCGAACTGGCCCTGGAATCGTCGATGCCCGGCTGCGGCCTGTCGTGGAATCTGCTCGCCGGCATCGGCCGCATCGAATCCGGTCATGCGGGCAACGGCCGCACCGACGCCGCGGGCACATCGGTGACCCCGATCTTCGGCCCGGCGCTGGACGGCACGCTGCCCGGCAACGAGATCATCAAGGCCGCCGACGGCGGCTACGTGCGCGCCATCGGCCCGATGCAGTTCCTGCCCGGCACCTGGAGCCTGTACGCCGCCGACGGCAACGGCGACGGCGTGTCCGATCCGCACAACGTCTTCGACGCCACGCTCGCCGCGGGCAAATACCTGTGCTCGGGCGGGCTGAACCTGCGCGATCCGGCGCAAGAACTGCGCGCCGTGCTGCGCTACAACAACTCGATGTCGTATGCGGCCAACGTGCTGAGCTGGTCGGCGGCCTACCGCACCGGCGGCACGCCCGCCCCGGTCACCATTTCCCCCGAACTCATCCCGCCGGGCAGCGCCCCGATCGAGATGGGCCCGGACATGACCGCCGTGGACACCACCACCGCGACCACCACCACCGAAACCCCACCGCCGGGCACCGAGACCACGCCGCCGACCACCACCGCTCCGGGCGAGCCGATGATCATCATCCCGGGCCTGCCGCCGATCCCGTGCGGCATCTTCTGCCCGCCGCCTCCGCCGCCCGCGCCGGGCCAGGTGGTGCCGGCACCGATGCCCAAGCCCGGGGCACCGGCACCGGCCGCACCGCCTGCCGACCCGGCGCAGCCCGGTCAGCCCGCGCCCGCCCAGCAGGCGCCCGGCGAGCCGGCCCCGCCCGCACCGGCGGACCCGAACGCCCAGCCGCAGGCCGAACCGTCGAAGACGCCCGAGCCCGGTCCCCCGCCGCCGCCCGCGCCCACCGCGTCGCCGACTCCGCAGCCGGCGGTCACGCTGCCGTTCGGCATCGTGGTCCCACTTCCCGCTCCCCCGCAGTGA
- a CDS encoding lytic transglycosylase domain-containing protein — protein MGRHRKQQPPTVRRSSVLALTGLVPAGLVAVNTASAVGTDPTAASIQAHLPEESIDDTASFAADAQTVVDLESLTHAMAKQSRAVPPTVKTVALPEDRVPADLPAAQMGIPGIAHAAYVAAEQALAVENPTCHMPWTVLAGIGRVESTHIYNGKADADGNALDPVYGPVLDGSLAGNNVIHDSDGGALDGLSGYDRAVGPMQFLPETWTHYAADGNGDGIADPQNYYDATLTAGKYLCDGGLDMRDLAQQSKAILRYNNSMAYVANVMAWANSYGTGIAPQPAQLPRI, from the coding sequence GTGGGGCGTCACCGCAAACAACAGCCGCCTACTGTTCGGCGAAGCTCCGTACTCGCCTTGACCGGGCTCGTTCCCGCCGGCCTCGTCGCCGTCAACACCGCCTCGGCGGTCGGCACCGATCCCACCGCGGCCTCGATCCAGGCACACCTGCCCGAGGAGAGCATCGACGACACGGCGAGCTTCGCGGCGGACGCCCAGACCGTCGTCGACCTGGAAAGCCTCACCCACGCGATGGCCAAGCAGTCGCGCGCGGTCCCGCCGACGGTGAAAACCGTTGCGCTACCCGAAGATCGGGTGCCCGCCGACCTACCGGCCGCGCAAATGGGCATCCCGGGCATCGCACACGCCGCCTACGTCGCCGCCGAACAGGCCCTCGCCGTGGAGAACCCCACCTGCCATATGCCGTGGACGGTGCTCGCGGGCATCGGGCGGGTCGAGTCGACCCACATCTACAACGGCAAGGCCGACGCCGACGGCAACGCCCTCGACCCGGTGTACGGCCCCGTGCTCGACGGCAGCCTGGCCGGCAACAACGTCATCCACGATTCCGACGGCGGCGCCCTCGACGGCCTGTCCGGCTACGACCGCGCCGTCGGCCCGATGCAGTTCTTGCCCGAGACCTGGACCCACTACGCCGCCGACGGCAACGGCGACGGCATCGCCGATCCGCAGAACTACTACGACGCCACCCTCACCGCGGGCAAATACCTCTGCGACGGCGGCCTGGACATGCGAGATCTGGCCCAGCAGTCCAAGGCGATCCTGCGCTACAACAACTCCATGGCCTACGTCGCCAACGTCATGGCATGGGCGAATTCCTACGGCACGGGGATCGCACCACAGCCCGCACAGCTGCCCCGTATCTGA
- a CDS encoding HpcH/HpaI aldolase/citrate lyase family protein encodes MKPRRSVLAVPGSNPKMIEKAKGLPVDEVFLDLEDAVAPPAKAAARANIIAALNDSGWGSQLRVVRVNDWTTPWTYQDVISVVDGAGTAIDAILLPKVTDAGQVRALDLLLSQLEQANGLEPGRIGIEPQLENALGLRNIDAIATASPRVQALVFGPADFMASINMRTLVVGEQPEGYDTGDAYHHILMTILLTARAHGLQAIDGPYLQVRDVDGFRRAAARTAALGFDGKWVLHPDQVEACNEIFSPRQADYDRAELILEAYAFHTSTEGGARGAVMLGDEMIDEASAKMAQVIADKGRAAGMSRTTRFTPPEK; translated from the coding sequence ATGAAGCCACGCCGTTCCGTTCTGGCTGTGCCGGGCAGCAACCCGAAGATGATCGAGAAGGCCAAGGGGCTGCCGGTCGACGAGGTGTTCCTGGATCTGGAGGACGCCGTCGCCCCGCCCGCCAAGGCCGCCGCCCGCGCCAATATCATTGCCGCGCTCAATGATTCCGGCTGGGGCTCGCAACTGCGGGTGGTCCGGGTCAACGACTGGACCACGCCGTGGACCTACCAGGACGTGATCAGCGTGGTCGACGGGGCGGGCACCGCGATCGATGCGATCCTGCTGCCCAAGGTCACCGACGCCGGCCAGGTGCGGGCGCTGGATCTGCTGCTGAGCCAGCTGGAGCAGGCCAATGGGCTCGAGCCCGGTCGCATCGGGATCGAACCGCAGCTGGAGAACGCGCTCGGGCTGCGCAATATCGACGCGATCGCCACCGCCAGCCCCCGGGTGCAGGCGCTGGTCTTCGGCCCGGCCGATTTCATGGCCAGTATCAATATGCGCACCCTGGTCGTCGGTGAGCAGCCGGAGGGCTACGACACCGGCGACGCCTACCACCACATCCTGATGACGATCCTGCTCACCGCCCGCGCGCACGGCCTGCAGGCCATCGACGGACCGTACCTGCAGGTGCGCGATGTCGACGGATTCCGCCGCGCCGCCGCCCGCACCGCCGCACTCGGCTTCGACGGCAAATGGGTGTTGCACCCGGATCAGGTCGAGGCGTGCAATGAGATCTTCAGCCCGCGCCAGGCCGATTACGATCGCGCCGAATTGATCCTGGAGGCCTACGCCTTCCACACCTCCACCGAGGGCGGGGCCCGTGGCGCGGTGATGCTCGGCGACGAGATGATCGACGAGGCCAGCGCCAAGATGGCGCAGGTCATCGCCGATAAAGGCCGGGCCGCGGGCATGTCGCGCACCACTCGGTTCACCCCACCGGAAAAGTGA
- the glgA gene encoding glycogen synthase, whose product MRVAMLTREYPPEVYGGAGVHVTELVAELRALAEVTVHCMGAPRDDAVVHQPDTHLYAANPAIQMMSAQLRMADATGEVDVVHSHTWYTGLAGHLAATLYGIPHVLTAHSLEPRRPWKAEQLGGGYRLSSWSERNAVEHADAIIAVSAGMRRDVLDAYPAVDPARVHVVHNGIDAAVWHPGPPAAGTEPFLWELGVRTDRPIAAFVGRITRQKGVGHLLAAARDFDPEIQVVLCAGAADTPELAIEVASAVDELSRRRGNVFWVRDMLPTEQIRQVLAAATVFVCPSVYEPLGIVNLEAMACRTAVVASDVGGIPEVVADGATGRLVHYDPAAPGAYERGLAEAVNELAAAPVLAAEYGAAGRARAVAEFDWSRIAAQTVEVYDHVRKP is encoded by the coding sequence CTGCGGGTCGCCATGCTGACCCGCGAATACCCGCCGGAGGTCTACGGCGGTGCCGGCGTGCACGTCACCGAACTGGTGGCCGAGCTGCGCGCGCTCGCCGAGGTCACCGTGCACTGCATGGGCGCCCCGCGCGACGACGCCGTGGTGCATCAGCCCGATACCCACCTCTACGCCGCCAACCCCGCTATCCAGATGATGTCGGCCCAGCTGCGGATGGCCGATGCCACCGGCGAGGTCGACGTGGTGCATTCGCACACCTGGTACACCGGCCTGGCCGGGCATCTGGCCGCCACCCTCTACGGCATTCCGCACGTGCTGACCGCGCACTCGCTGGAACCGCGGCGGCCGTGGAAGGCCGAGCAGCTCGGCGGCGGCTACCGGCTCTCGTCGTGGTCGGAACGCAATGCCGTCGAACACGCCGACGCCATCATCGCCGTCAGCGCGGGCATGCGCCGCGACGTACTCGACGCCTATCCGGCCGTCGACCCCGCCCGGGTCCATGTGGTGCACAACGGCATCGACGCCGCGGTCTGGCATCCGGGCCCGCCCGCGGCCGGCACCGAACCCTTCCTGTGGGAGTTGGGGGTGCGCACCGACCGGCCGATCGCGGCCTTCGTCGGGAGGATCACCCGGCAGAAGGGCGTCGGGCATCTGCTGGCCGCCGCCCGCGATTTCGATCCGGAGATCCAGGTGGTGTTGTGCGCGGGCGCGGCCGACACCCCGGAACTGGCCATCGAGGTGGCCTCGGCGGTGGATGAGCTGAGCCGTCGCCGCGGCAATGTGTTCTGGGTGCGCGACATGCTGCCCACCGAGCAGATCCGGCAGGTGCTGGCCGCGGCCACCGTCTTCGTCTGCCCGTCGGTGTACGAGCCGCTGGGCATCGTCAATCTGGAGGCGATGGCCTGCCGCACCGCCGTCGTCGCCTCCGATGTGGGCGGCATCCCCGAGGTGGTCGCCGACGGTGCCACCGGACGGCTGGTGCATTACGACCCGGCCGCGCCGGGCGCTTATGAGCGTGGCCTCGCCGAAGCGGTGAACGAGCTGGCCGCCGCCCCGGTGCTGGCGGCCGAATATGGGGCCGCGGGCCGCGCCAGGGCGGTGGCGGAATTCGATTGGTCGCGGATCGCCGCGCAGACCGTCGAGGTCTACGACCACGTCCGCAAGCCCTGA
- a CDS encoding Mrp/NBP35 family ATP-binding protein, which produces MPVVTEADVRGALAKVDDPEIRKPITELGMVKSVAIGADSNVHIEVYLTTAGCPLRTEITQRVTKAVADVPGVGAVTVDLDVMNDEQRTELRKQLRGDSAEPVIPFAQPGSLTRVYAVASGKGGVGKSSVTVNLAAAMAARGLSVGVLDADIYGHSIPRMLGTDARPTQVERMIMPPIAHDVKMISIAQFTQGNTPVVWRGPMLHRALQQFLADVFWGDLDVLLLDLPPGTGDVAISIAQLIPNAEILVVTTPQPAAAEVAERAGAIALQTRQRIAGVVENMSWLDLPDGTRMDLYGSGGGQAVAERLTRAVGADVPLLGQIPIEQSLREAGDEGTPIVLRDPENPAAVALREVADKLAVRRRGLAGMSLGIDTTRHL; this is translated from the coding sequence ATGCCAGTGGTAACGGAAGCGGACGTGCGGGGCGCCCTCGCAAAGGTCGACGACCCGGAAATTCGCAAACCGATCACCGAACTGGGCATGGTGAAAAGCGTCGCCATCGGCGCCGACAGCAATGTCCATATCGAGGTCTACCTGACGACGGCGGGCTGCCCGCTGCGCACCGAGATCACCCAGCGGGTCACCAAGGCCGTCGCCGATGTCCCCGGCGTCGGCGCGGTCACCGTCGACCTGGACGTGATGAACGATGAGCAGCGCACCGAACTGCGCAAGCAGCTGCGCGGCGACTCCGCCGAACCGGTCATCCCCTTCGCCCAGCCCGGCTCGCTGACCCGCGTGTACGCGGTGGCCTCCGGTAAGGGCGGTGTCGGAAAGTCCAGTGTCACCGTCAATCTCGCCGCCGCCATGGCCGCGCGCGGGCTCTCCGTCGGTGTGCTCGACGCCGACATCTACGGCCACTCGATTCCGCGCATGCTCGGCACCGACGCCCGGCCCACCCAGGTCGAGCGGATGATCATGCCGCCCATCGCGCACGACGTGAAGATGATCTCCATCGCCCAGTTCACCCAGGGCAACACCCCCGTGGTGTGGCGCGGCCCGATGCTGCACCGCGCGCTGCAGCAGTTCCTGGCCGACGTGTTCTGGGGCGATCTGGACGTGCTGCTGCTGGACCTGCCGCCCGGCACCGGCGACGTGGCCATCTCCATCGCCCAGCTGATCCCGAACGCCGAGATCCTGGTCGTCACCACCCCGCAGCCGGCCGCCGCCGAGGTCGCCGAACGCGCGGGCGCCATCGCCTTGCAGACCCGGCAGCGGATCGCGGGCGTGGTGGAGAACATGTCCTGGCTGGACCTGCCCGACGGCACCCGTATGGACCTCTACGGCTCCGGCGGCGGCCAGGCGGTCGCCGAGCGCCTCACCCGCGCCGTCGGCGCCGACGTGCCGCTGCTCGGCCAGATCCCGATCGAGCAGTCGCTGCGCGAGGCGGGCGACGAGGGCACCCCGATCGTGCTGCGCGATCCGGAGAACCCGGCCGCAGTAGCGCTGCGCGAGGTCGCCGACAAGCTCGCGGTGCGGCGGCGTGGGCTGGCGGGCATGTCGCTGGGCATCGACACCACACGTCATCTCTGA
- a CDS encoding DUF1003 domain-containing protein has translation MNPARQRLETPVESRFRFDWDAEALARTSERIARFLGTGRYLALQTVIVVVWILLNVFVVALRWDPYPFILLNLAFSTQAAYAAPLILLAQNRQDNRDRVSLEEDRMRAAQTKADTEFLARELAALRIAVGEVATRDYLRRELDEMREVLDRLAEATLPEHEPRSDKAGKVTRKKSSGRKQGTAPVSSPVSDD, from the coding sequence ATGAACCCGGCAAGGCAACGGCTCGAGACGCCGGTCGAATCGCGATTCCGGTTCGACTGGGACGCCGAGGCGCTGGCCCGCACCAGCGAGCGCATCGCCCGATTCCTCGGCACCGGGCGCTATCTGGCCCTGCAGACGGTGATCGTGGTCGTCTGGATCCTGCTCAACGTCTTCGTGGTGGCGCTGCGCTGGGATCCGTACCCGTTCATCCTGCTCAATCTGGCCTTCTCCACCCAGGCTGCCTATGCCGCGCCGCTGATCCTGCTGGCGCAGAACCGCCAGGACAACCGCGACCGGGTCTCGCTAGAGGAAGACCGGATGCGGGCCGCGCAGACCAAGGCCGATACCGAATTCCTGGCCCGTGAGCTGGCCGCGCTGCGTATCGCCGTCGGCGAGGTCGCCACCCGCGACTACCTGCGCCGCGAACTCGACGAAATGCGCGAGGTGCTGGACCGACTCGCCGAGGCGACGCTGCCCGAGCACGAACCTCGCTCAGACAAGGCCGGAAAGGTCACGCGCAAGAAAAGCTCCGGTAGAAAGCAGGGCACGGCCCCGGTTTCATCACCCGTCTCCGATGATTGA
- the glgC gene encoding glucose-1-phosphate adenylyltransferase: MRSQPHVLGIVLAGGEGKRLFPLTADRAKPAVPFGGAYRLIDFVLSNLVNAGYLRLCVLTQYKSHSLDRHISQTWRLSGFAGEYITPVPAQQRLGPRWYTGSADAIMQSLNLIYDEDPDYIVVFGADHVYRMDPEQMVAHHIESGAGVTVAGIRVPRSQASAFGCIDSDESGRITQFLEKPAHPPGTPDDPNSTFASMGNYVFTTRVLVDSIRADADNSDSDHDMGGDIIPKLVSAGQAAVYDFADNDVPGATDRDRGYWRDVGTIDAFYEAHMDLVSVHPVFNLYNKHWPIRGAAENLPPAKFAQGGLAQESIVGAGSILSAATVRNSVLSANVVVDDGATVEGSVLMPGVRIGKGAVVRRAILDKNVVVSEGEIIGVDLERDRDRFAISNGGVVTVGKGTWV; encoded by the coding sequence GTGAGGAGCCAGCCGCACGTACTCGGAATCGTGCTCGCCGGTGGCGAGGGCAAGCGACTCTTTCCACTCACCGCCGACCGCGCCAAGCCGGCGGTCCCGTTCGGCGGTGCCTACCGCCTCATCGACTTCGTCCTCAGCAACCTCGTCAACGCCGGATACCTGCGACTGTGCGTGCTCACCCAGTACAAATCGCATTCCCTGGACCGGCATATTTCGCAGACCTGGCGGTTGTCGGGTTTCGCCGGTGAATACATCACGCCGGTCCCGGCGCAGCAGCGGCTCGGCCCGCGCTGGTACACCGGCAGCGCCGACGCCATCATGCAATCGCTGAACCTCATCTACGACGAGGACCCGGACTACATCGTGGTTTTCGGCGCCGACCACGTCTACCGGATGGATCCCGAGCAGATGGTGGCCCATCACATCGAATCCGGCGCCGGGGTGACGGTGGCCGGCATCCGGGTGCCGCGCAGCCAGGCCAGCGCGTTCGGCTGCATCGACTCCGACGAGTCCGGGCGCATCACCCAATTCCTGGAAAAGCCCGCCCATCCCCCCGGCACCCCCGACGACCCGAATTCGACTTTCGCGTCGATGGGCAATTACGTGTTCACCACCCGGGTGCTGGTCGATTCGATCCGCGCCGACGCCGACAATTCCGATTCCGACCACGATATGGGCGGCGACATCATCCCGAAGCTGGTCTCCGCCGGGCAGGCCGCCGTCTACGACTTCGCCGACAACGACGTCCCCGGCGCCACCGACCGCGACCGCGGCTACTGGCGCGATGTCGGCACCATCGACGCCTTCTACGAGGCGCATATGGATCTGGTGTCGGTGCATCCGGTGTTCAATCTCTACAACAAGCACTGGCCGATCCGTGGTGCCGCGGAAAATCTGCCGCCGGCCAAATTCGCCCAGGGCGGGCTGGCGCAGGAATCCATTGTCGGCGCGGGCTCGATCCTGTCGGCGGCGACCGTGCGCAATTCGGTGCTCAGCGCCAATGTGGTGGTCGACGACGGCGCCACCGTGGAGGGCAGCGTGCTGATGCCGGGGGTGCGCATCGGCAAGGGCGCGGTGGTGCGGCGCGCCATTCTGGACAAGAACGTGGTGGTCTCCGAGGGCGAGATCATCGGCGTCGACCTGGAACGCGACCGGGATCGGTTCGCCATCAGCAACGGCGGCGTCGTCACCGTCGGTAAAGGGACCTGGGTCTGA
- a CDS encoding DNA-3-methyladenine glycosylase I, which translates to MTAVDPVRCPWSLESQLYRDYHDTEWGRPLHGDDAMFERLCLEAFQSGLAWITILRKRPAFRAAFAGFAIEKVARFDDTDRARLLADPGIVRNRAKIDAAIANARVALELDTSLDELIWSFAPPPRPRPRTLADVPAITPESTALAKELKRRGFRFVGPTTAYALMQATGLVDDHLADCWVGAEGR; encoded by the coding sequence ATGACGGCCGTGGATCCGGTCCGTTGCCCGTGGTCGCTGGAATCGCAGCTCTACCGCGACTACCACGACACCGAGTGGGGGCGCCCGCTGCACGGTGACGACGCCATGTTCGAGCGGCTGTGCCTCGAGGCTTTCCAATCGGGCCTGGCCTGGATCACCATCCTGCGCAAACGCCCGGCGTTCCGGGCCGCCTTCGCCGGGTTCGCCATCGAGAAGGTGGCCCGCTTCGACGACACCGACCGCGCCCGCCTGCTCGCCGACCCCGGCATCGTGCGCAACCGCGCCAAGATCGACGCCGCCATCGCCAACGCCAGGGTGGCGCTCGAGCTCGATACCAGCCTCGATGAGCTTATCTGGTCGTTCGCGCCACCCCCGCGGCCGCGCCCGCGCACCCTCGCCGACGTGCCCGCCATCACACCCGAATCCACCGCTCTGGCAAAGGAATTGAAGCGCCGCGGATTCAGATTCGTGGGCCCGACCACGGCATACGCGCTGATGCAGGCGACCGGCCTGGTCGACGATCACCTCGCCGATTGCTGGGTCGGCGCCGAGGGGCGCTAG
- a CDS encoding DivIVA domain-containing protein, whose product MLTLLLYVLIVGLVAAVLFLLAGAVFGRSEELGPLPEGTTATVLPVEGISGADVRSLRFQQVLRGYKAGEVDWALARLAARIDELQGQLAQARAEAAGGQAASAQPGPAQPPVGPDPR is encoded by the coding sequence ATGCTCACGCTGCTGTTGTATGTGCTGATCGTCGGGTTGGTGGCCGCGGTGCTGTTCCTGCTGGCGGGGGCGGTCTTCGGGCGGTCGGAGGAGCTGGGGCCGCTACCGGAGGGCACCACCGCGACGGTGCTGCCGGTCGAGGGGATCTCCGGCGCCGATGTGCGCTCGCTGCGATTCCAGCAGGTGCTGCGCGGCTACAAGGCCGGTGAGGTGGACTGGGCGCTGGCGCGGCTGGCCGCGCGGATCGACGAACTCCAGGGCCAGCTGGCCCAGGCGCGTGCCGAGGCCGCCGGTGGGCAGGCGGCGTCCGCGCAGCCCGGCCCGGCGCAGCCGCCGGTGGGCCCGGACCCGCGATGA
- a CDS encoding magnesium transporter MgtE N-terminal domain-containing protein, whose product MAATRVYVARLAGLAVLGPDGESIGRIRDMVVAVRYDRQQPRVHGLVVELPTRRRIFVPMLRVTAIEPGNVTLNTGTVSLRRFAQRPGELLALAQIVDSAVRVHDPDLPDLAGVDVFVVDLGLEQTRTRDWRVSRVAVRGHRRLGRRRTVHVVDWQHVSGLTPYEIGRPGQDVTSLLEQFEGLRAADVAHLLRELPDKRRLEVAVALDDERLADVVQELPDDDQVDLLGRLEVRRAADVLEAMDPDDAADLLGELPENEAESLLALMDPEESEPVRRLLEHSPDTAGGLMTPRPVVLTPATTVAEALARVRNPDLTPALASMVFVVRPPTSTPTGRYLGCVHLQQLLREPPAHLVGGLLDTDLATLRPEAPLAAVTRYFATYNLVCGPVVDEENHLLGAVSVDDVLDHLLPEDWREDEELHEGVAGRD is encoded by the coding sequence ATGGCAGCTACCAGGGTCTACGTCGCCAGGCTGGCCGGCCTGGCGGTGCTGGGACCGGACGGCGAGTCTATCGGCCGCATCCGCGACATGGTCGTGGCAGTCCGCTACGACCGCCAACAGCCCCGGGTACACGGCCTGGTGGTCGAATTGCCGACCAGGCGGCGGATCTTCGTGCCGATGCTGCGGGTGACCGCCATCGAGCCGGGCAACGTCACCCTCAATACCGGCACCGTCAGCCTGCGCCGCTTCGCCCAGCGGCCCGGCGAACTGCTGGCATTGGCGCAGATCGTGGATTCGGCGGTGCGCGTGCACGACCCGGATCTGCCCGATCTGGCCGGTGTGGACGTGTTCGTGGTCGATCTCGGCCTAGAGCAGACCAGGACCCGGGATTGGCGGGTGTCCCGGGTCGCGGTGCGCGGGCATCGGCGGCTGGGCCGCAGGCGCACGGTGCATGTGGTCGACTGGCAGCACGTCAGCGGGTTGACGCCGTACGAGATCGGCAGGCCCGGCCAGGACGTGACCAGCCTGCTGGAACAGTTCGAGGGATTGCGGGCCGCCGACGTCGCGCATCTGCTGCGCGAACTGCCGGACAAGCGCCGGTTGGAGGTCGCGGTGGCCCTCGATGACGAACGCCTCGCCGACGTCGTCCAGGAACTGCCCGACGACGATCAGGTCGATCTGCTCGGCCGGCTCGAGGTGCGCCGGGCCGCCGACGTGCTCGAGGCGATGGACCCCGACGACGCCGCCGACCTGCTCGGCGAGCTACCCGAGAACGAGGCCGAATCGCTGCTGGCGCTGATGGACCCGGAGGAATCCGAGCCGGTACGCAGGCTGCTCGAACACTCCCCCGACACCGCGGGCGGCCTGATGACTCCGCGCCCGGTGGTGCTGACCCCGGCCACCACCGTCGCCGAGGCGCTGGCGCGGGTGCGCAATCCGGATCTCACCCCGGCGCTGGCGTCGATGGTGTTCGTGGTGCGGCCGCCGACCTCCACGCCGACCGGCCGCTATCTGGGCTGCGTGCATCTGCAACAGCTGCTGCGCGAACCGCCCGCGCATCTGGTGGGCGGTCTGCTCGACACCGATCTGGCCACGCTGCGGCCGGAGGCGCCGCTGGCCGCGGTCACCCGCTATTTCGCCACCTACAACCTGGTCTGCGGGCCGGTGGTGGACGAGGAGAACCATCTGCTCGGCGCCGTCAGCGTCGACGACGTCCTCGATCATCTGCTGCCCGAGGACTGGCGCGAGGACGAGGAGCTACACGAAGGGGTGGCCGGCCGTGACTGA
- a CDS encoding DUF3117 domain-containing protein has protein sequence MAAMKPRTGDGPLEATKEGRGIVMRVPLEGGGRLVVELTPDEAAALGDELKSVTS, from the coding sequence ATGGCGGCCATGAAGCCCCGCACCGGGGACGGTCCCCTCGAGGCAACCAAGGAAGGGCGTGGGATCGTCATGCGGGTTCCACTCGAGGGTGGCGGGCGTCTGGTCGTAGAGCTCACGCCGGATGAAGCCGCAGCGCTCGGTGACGAACTGAAGAGTGTCACCAGCTAG
- a CDS encoding putative RNA methyltransferase: MTGALACPECRAGLAGSDRSLRCATGHSFDIAKQGYITLLTGASTKMTGDTAAMLDARAAFQGAGHFAPIADATVVAVAGDGSAGSSGPGPGASALVLEIGAGTGYYLARVLDALPHAHGIALDVAKPAGRRAARAHPRAAAVVADAWRGLPLRDDTVDAALSVFAPRNPGEVARVLSPRGRFVVVTPTDRHLAELIEPLGMVSVDPDKQDRLTATMSGHFELVERSAVEYPMKLTRAEIAHVVGMGPSAHHTDAVESRVAALPDAMEVTASVLVSTYRPTAA; encoded by the coding sequence GTGACGGGCGCGCTGGCCTGTCCGGAATGCCGGGCCGGGCTGGCCGGGTCGGATCGGTCGTTGCGCTGCGCCACCGGGCACAGCTTCGACATCGCCAAGCAGGGCTATATCACCCTGCTGACCGGTGCCTCGACCAAGATGACCGGCGATACCGCGGCCATGCTCGACGCCAGAGCGGCCTTCCAGGGCGCAGGCCATTTCGCGCCCATCGCCGATGCCACCGTCGTGGCCGTCGCCGGGGACGGGTCTGCCGGATCATCCGGCCCCGGCCCCGGCGCGTCCGCGCTCGTGCTGGAGATCGGCGCGGGCACCGGCTACTACCTGGCCCGGGTGCTGGACGCGCTACCGCATGCCCACGGCATCGCGCTCGACGTGGCCAAGCCCGCCGGGCGACGCGCCGCCCGAGCCCATCCCCGGGCCGCGGCGGTGGTCGCCGACGCCTGGCGCGGCCTGCCACTGCGCGATGACACCGTCGACGCGGCGCTGTCGGTGTTCGCGCCGCGCAATCCCGGCGAAGTGGCGCGGGTGCTGAGCCCGCGCGGCCGGTTCGTCGTCGTCACCCCCACCGACCGGCATCTGGCCGAGCTGATCGAACCGCTCGGCATGGTGAGTGTCGACCCGGACAAGCAGGATCGGCTGACGGCCACCATGTCCGGGCATTTCGAGCTGGTCGAGCGCAGTGCGGTCGAGTATCCGATGAAACTCACCCGCGCCGAGATCGCGCACGTGGTCGGCATGGGTCCGTCGGCCCATCACACGGACGCGGTCGAGTCCAGGGTCGCCGCCCTGCCGGACGCCATGGAGGTGACCGCCTCGGTGCTGGTCTCCACCTACCGGCCCACCGCAGCCTGA